From the genome of Magnolia sinica isolate HGM2019 chromosome 12, MsV1, whole genome shotgun sequence:
TGTGATCCATATCGCCATATCCCGAATCAAATCGTGCATCTTGATGCTGTGAATTTGGTAACGCTGATTACATTTTCTCTCTAAAAGGCTTGCATCCATAATTCTTTCAATGATGTGATGTCCCTTAATCGATGCATCTGATAAGTAATCCACATTATCTATAAATCCTTCCATTACCCAATACATTACAAGCTTATCTACTGGAATATCATGGTCTTCCGGATAGAGCGAGCAATACAAGAAACAGTGCTTGATATTTTTGCCCTCCAAATGATCATAACTAAGTTTTAGAGATAGAAATACTTTCGGCTCCATACCTTCAATCTCAGGAGCGGACCCTCGCAGCGCCCTCAAAGCActcatccacagctctttcatgtCCTTTCCTCGCATTTTGCTCTTCCAACCGTTGTGATTGCAAGCGGCAAACCACTGCATTCATCAGCGACATCCTCAGCAAGTGCTCGGATATCTGGCAAGAGGACAACATCTCCAGCTTTGTAACAGAACAAATCCCAACCCTCCTTTCTTGTAAGAGTGCTGACTCTGATCTGCACATCGGCTTCCATCACATTACCCACCTGAATGATTCGAGTCGTTATTACAATCTTGCATCTTTTTTGCTTGTTCGGCTTTGGAATTCTGACTTCTTCCAGACAGATTTCTTGCCAGATATCATCGAAAATTAGCATATACCTCATGTTCTTCAAGACTGCaaacaattccatgcatttttctTCTTCAGTCTCATTGTTCCGAAAGTTCAACCCCAGCTTCTTTCCAATTTCCTTTTGGATCCTTCCTGAATTTCCATCCTTAGACACAGTTACCCAAATCACAGCTTCAAAGTCGTGGCTCCCTACAAGCCGATTGTTAATACTTCTCATGAGAGTTGTTTTCCCCACTCCGCCAATCCCATACACACATAAGATTCCCGTCTCCTCATCATGTAAATAATGCTGTATCTTCTTTAATGTTTGTTCAGACGTTCTCTGACCACGCATCAATATCATCGGCATCTCCGCAGCctttggtggtggtggtgatgaagGGCCAGCAGACAGTCGATCAAGTGTCCCTTTCTCAATGAGATCCTTAACTTCGTCGAGCTTTTTAATGGCCCGTTTGCCCAACATGTAACGAGAGAAGTAATCAGTGCAATGTCCATTCATGATCGTCCTCCTCTCATCGAATTCTGATTTTATCAAATCTACTTCAGCTTCAGTATTCGCCGCAGCTACAAGCCAATTCTCCACTTGGTGCAACACCTTCTGCCTTTTCCTTGTAGATTCTTGAACGTTGCTTCCAATGTCCTTGCGCTTGCATTTCAGTGCTTCTGTTTCTCTCATCAGAGTGTCCACATTCTGCTGAAGGTCTGTGAGATAATTGATTTGCTGAGCAACAGGTGGAGAGAAGTTTTGTATgatctcactacaagaaaatagggcAAAACCGACAGTTGGTGGAAACCTTTGCCGGCTGGAACCAAATCCAGCTACCGGAAAAGGGTCTCTATTAAATCAAAATGCGAATGCCCTGATCTCATTTTCGACACTTTTCCTTTCCCCgtcgccgactctctctctctgcacctctCCGTCTctgctcgatctctctctctctctctctctctctctctctctcatcctctggCCAGATCTGGTCCTTTTACTCACTGCAAACCGGTACAGATCTAAACCCCTCTGTGTTTTAGTTCTTTTGCATTCTATTCCCTtcccttccctctctttctccctcctaGGTTTAGGGCTTTTGGATGAGATTCGACATATGTTCTTCAGTGATGGAGGCGATTATTAAGATGTGGTGGGGTTGAATTCGTAACTTGCATTTCCTCTTCTTGTGAACTAATTTGGTGAGACTTCTTTCCCCTTATCATTTTCATTTCACTGTTGATAGTTACATGAAGTTAATGTAATCATATGAAAGCTTTGTAACTGATcaagaaagtaaaaaaataatatgaatttctatttttatttcactaaagcatttcattatttttatatgaaaatctgCATGCTAATTGTTTGAGGAAATGCCTCAACCAAGAATGTTCTTGTGTTAATCATGCTAGAGGTCCTGCATTTCAACTCTCTGTAAATGGGGCACAAATCATTGCATGGTTGGATGAACCCATTGTATCATCCATCTACTTGACCCTTCTTTGGCGGACCAACACATAAATTCACAATGACTGGGGAATTTTCCCCTGTTGACCATTTTTGTTTTCAGTCATCTGTTCGATCAAATGGCCAGGACGATTATGTCAGTTTGACTTTTGAACTATGGTCAAAAGTCAGACTGAGGGCTATATAATGGGCTATATAATTTGATTGGTCTATTTTCACATGAATGTGTGCtatgtgtatggtggatgagaCAACATAAAGTGAAGAGTGCtggtgaatggcctggatctccaaCTGAGGTTCCCAGAGCAGATTCAGGTTCGGTATCCATCTCTTTGTCAACTGAATGTGTCTCATCTAATGTTCTGGTACTTGTGTCTCAATTCTGCTCTTTAACTCATCTCAGCCATCAGTTAGCACCACTGATACAACTCTTTCTTCTGGCAATGGAGCTTTGGATCCTATGGATATGTCTCCTTATTCTACTAACCACTTAGATGGCATACATGATGACAACACTTACACACGATTTGCAAATCAACAAAACCTGGAAGAAGGGCATCACTAGAAGCCATAAAGATGTGGAAAGAAAATGGTTTTACTAGGTAAATATACAAAAGGATGTACTAATTGGCTGAATGTTGGCAAGTTGTTAATATTACTTGGAGCATAGTTCAAGTGCTTCTACCACTTCTTTCGAATTCAGCGCCATTTGCCGTTTATCATCAATATCTTCAGGTCCAATGCCCTAGGTTCTGTTGGCTTTATTTTGTGTGCATCTGTTAGTCTACTCTTTTTAATGGTAATCTGATACGATTTCCGTTTTAGTTGGTCTTTGGCTCTTTCATTAGCTGTGTCTATAGAAACCATCTGCCAACGAGATTCAAATGTTAATACCATAACCTGCAGATGTGTGAGATTTCCTAGTAGA
Proteins encoded in this window:
- the LOC131220214 gene encoding disease resistance protein RPS2-like, whose translation is MRETEALKCKRKDIGSNVQESTRKRQKVLHQVENWLVAAANTEAEVDLIKSEFDERRTIMNGHCTDYFSRYMLGKRAIKKLDEVKDLIEKGTLDRLSAGPSSPPPPKAAEMPMILMRGQRTSEQTLKKIQHYLHDEETGILCVYGIGGVGKTTLMRSINNRLVGSHDFEAVIWVTVSKDGNSGRIQKEIGKKLGLNFRNNETEEEKCMELFAVLKNMRYMLIFDDIWQEICLEEVRIPKPNKQKRCKIVITTRIIQVGNVMEADVQIRVSTLTRKEGWDLFCYKAGDVVLLPDIRALAEDVADECSGLPLAITTVGRAKCEERT